The following is a genomic window from Malus sylvestris chromosome 7, drMalSylv7.2, whole genome shotgun sequence.
GCATCAATCCAATCTAATAAATACTCGAATTGAGATCGGGTTGGTTTTGGCCTGATTTTACTTAATTTTACTCGTCAGGAGCCTAGAAGAACACCAGATTACTACCCTGTAGCCAGATTTAAAGCTTGGTGCCTGTGCATGTGATGCcttcaaaaaacaaatattaaggCTCTCAAGCGTTTGGTGGACCTTTGTATACGACGTCTTAACATCATGAACTAATGACTTGTATGCTGAACAGAATGAAGGTTGCTGATGTACAAAATCGGGTTGATCTTGGGGTGTTGCCGGAAAACTTCTTCACAGCGAAATTTGTGTCTTGATATGGTACACGAGTTAAACTGCATATCAAGGCCATCACTCGGAGTTGCTCAACGATTCTGGTAATGATTCCTGGAACTAGTGCTGAAGTTTTTACATTCTTGGACAGTATTTTGCTTATAGTAACGTCTATGTCCTCGTCCTTCTTTTTGAAACTTACAAAACCAGGCTTAATCATTTAAAACTGAATGGAGTTTTATCTTGTTTGAGCCCCCAAGGCTGAAGTATCATAACTAACAAGGTCTGCAACTCACTGATTTTAGAGCCGGTTTATTTCTTGAAAGATTTAAATCTCAAGAGTATTCATTTGCAAGAATTCAACTTCGTCTAAGTTTCCCGTGGCTAGCAAATGACATTTTAGTATCTCAATCCTACATCATTTGTGCTCCCCTACCGACTCAAATCCTTTCCTCTTAAACTTTCACCTTCAAAAACCCAGAGAGAACCTATGCACCTGATTCGAAACCTTTCTTTTAAACAGTTGCCTTGTCTCTTTTCCAGGAAACTTTGTCTGAGAATCAAACAAAACTCGGTCACTGAAGGAAACTTTTGCCTGGAAATCGAAATAGTTGATCCCAATCCACGAAAAAAAACTTTTATGCCCTGTTCCTTGACACCAGGGCAATAAGGCTCTCTCAACAATAATCTATCTGAGACAAGGATTTcccaaacatttttcatttagccattctttactttctttttcattttgccTGTTTACGAACAACGTAAAGTCAACTACCATCGAGTGGGAAGTGCAGCACAACACAAAATGGATACGGCCACGAAATTGTGGAGTGAAATCACAGAGATTGAGAAGTCAAGCATGCCCTTGCTTTACTAACCAGAAGGCAGGCTATAAGATCCATATTCTTGGTGTTACATTAGTTTGTAAATCTCTTATATCCACcactagacctgtaaacgggtcgggtttattggatTTGGATCGGGTTTCACCCGACctgttaagttaacgggtcacccgaacccaacccgtaaagctaacgggtcacccgtttcacccgttaacacccgttaacaattattattatttttattttttgcatacagtttattttttgtcattaagactttactaaaattactaaaatatcctcaactaacaGGTGCTAACGGGTcctaacgggtctaacgggttgacctaAAGTGAcctgttatttaacgggttcacccgttaacGACCTGACCCGTTAAACATCCaaccaaatacaaatattaacgggttaggtcgggtcgggttaacgggttgggtccaaaatgtcAGGCCTATCCACCACCTTACATTGTCACGAGAAATTTGAATTCTTATCTTTGTTACATATAGTTAAGAGATTTTTTAGATTTGAATTCCCTTGTTTTGAAAAATTCTTTGGTTGCCACATGGCTGTCCGATCGCATACACAATACACAAGACACCCCACCCCCTTCAGCTAGCCAAAGCCTGGATGGCCATAAAAGAGAGAGGCAAAGGGCTCTAAAAGAAAAGGCTTGAATAATGTGAAAGGGCGGTAGTTGAACTGTTGAAGAAACAAAAGCTGTCATCAGGTGCAAAGAGTGTGACTGGAATCTAATATACTCCTCAAGTGTAAAAGATTTCAAATCCCAAATCATTTTTCTAATATTCAAATTACAGAGCATGTTCGGAATATAAGATGATTTAGAAATGAACAATACTACTCTAATCTACGGGTAAAAGAATTTGAACTCGGGCACTCTTCTTCGATTCTacgaaaccctaaaccctaaccctcttTTTTTAACTACTCATGCTTTTGAAGCAGAAGGTAACtatttggttttcaacattttaaCTGTGTTGTTTTACCAAACCAAACAAAAGGGAAAGATTGTTTTAGTTCCCTCCCAAAGGAGTCACCCTCCTAACTCCTCCCCAACAAAAAAGAAACCCATAAAATCACCAAACCACAATAAATTAGACAtctctttcttttcatgctaCTCTCCCTCTGAAACCAACTCCTCTCCAACACCACCCAAATCTCCCCCTTATATACACATTCCCTTTGCCTTTCTCCAAACTCAGATAACTTCCTTTGCTCAGTCTCCTCCTCGTAGTCTCGTAAAGATGTCGAAGGTCGAGAGAAACGGCACTAATGGTTCTTCCGGGCAATATCGTTCCCCAAGTAGGTATGCTCCTACCCCGGGGAAGGCAACCGTCCTTGCATTGGGCAAGGCCTTCCCGAGCCAGCTCATCCCTCAAGACTGCTTGGTCGAGGGCTACATTCGCGATACAAAATGTGAAGATGCCGCCATCAAGGAGAAACTGGAGCGCCTGTGTAAGTAAAATTACTTATACTATGTCTTGAGTTAAGTTCTTAGAATGGTTTCTTTACTTGCTTGTTTCTAAATTACGTTTTTGACGAAATCGAATAATTATTTGTACCATATCTCATTGATGTGGTACACATAATACGTGTACTTAGACGCTTTATGTGatcatttatgtatttatttttttttaggcaAAACCACCACTGTGAAGACTAGATACACAGTGATGTCCAAGGAGATCCTAGACAAATACCCTGAGCTAGCAACAGAGGGCACAGCCACCATCAAACAGCGGCTTGAAATCGCAAACCCTGCCGTGGTGGAGATGGCGTTGGAAGCCAGCCTTGCTTGCATCAAGGAATGGGGAAGGCCAGTTGAAGACATCACTCACATTGTCTACGTCTCCTCAAGTGAAATCAGACTCCCAGGCGGCGACCTCTACCTCTCAAGCAAGCTCGGCCTAAGGAACGATGTTGGCCGCGTCATGCTCTACTTCCTAGGCTGTTACGGTGGTGTCACCGGCCTCCGCGTTGCCAAAGACATAGCTGAAAACAACCCTGGAAGCCGCGTCTTGCTAACCACTTCCGAGACCACAATCCTTGGCTTCAGGCCCCCCAACAAGGCGCGCCCTTACGACCTTGTAGGGGCAGCGCTATTCGGGGACGGAGCTGC
Proteins encoded in this region:
- the LOC126630551 gene encoding type III polyketide synthase A-like; this translates as MSKVERNGTNGSSGQYRSPSRYAPTPGKATVLALGKAFPSQLIPQDCLVEGYIRDTKCEDAAIKEKLERLCKTTTVKTRYTVMSKEILDKYPELATEGTATIKQRLEIANPAVVEMALEASLACIKEWGRPVEDITHIVYVSSSEIRLPGGDLYLSSKLGLRNDVGRVMLYFLGCYGGVTGLRVAKDIAENNPGSRVLLTTSETTILGFRPPNKARPYDLVGAALFGDGAAAVIIGSNPIAGQESPFMELNYAVQQFLPGTHNVIDGRLSEEGINFKLGRDLPQKIDENIEEFCKKLTVPAKAELKNFNELFWAVHPGGPAILNKMESTLKLSSDKLECSRRALMDYGNVSSNTIFYVMENMREELKLKKKEGRDEEWGLALAFGPGITFEGILLRSL